From the Glycine max cultivar Williams 82 chromosome 11, Glycine_max_v4.0, whole genome shotgun sequence genome, the window TCTTTGAAGTTGAGCTTGAAGATACGTGAAGAGAATTAATTGAAAGTGGTGACAATGAATTGAGCGCCATCATCGTAACGATCGAGCAGCAAGATATGACAGATTTGTGTACTGccaaggaatgaagaagaaggagaagcgaATTGGAGGGAGCTCGCAGTTCAGTAATTCATGGAGAAGTGGTAAGTAGTAGCACACGTGTTCAAGTCTTATCTGCTTTCTGGTAACACCACATAGCCCAATTGCTCTGCTCTCTAGTATTATTACAGTTGGAttatttttagagaaatttGTCACTCTCacgttttatttaatattttttcttttaatcctaTTAtgttaaactaataataaaaaatgtgttattaacggttttttttattattgttataattgttgatttttttttttaataataaagtgaaTATGCTAAGCTAAACAGAAAGTAGTACTACTACTAAATAAGAACTTCAATGTGTTCAATGTAATATTTAAGTCTTAAGATGACTTTGCTGACATTTAAGTTAGTCTCTCTTCAGAAACTTAAATCATATAATTTGatatacccaaaaaaaaaaaaatcatatcatttgtttgtatatttttttaaaatgatgaaCTTTCATGCAATGTGATTGTGCAATATTATTTAAACTTATGTTAGTAATTGTTTTgagagtttattttttaaactatttcttTAATTAGATATACTGAGCCCATTTATTTcagttttcttattttcttaaatatatgcgcaagaacacttttatttttaaactcgAGATGTTACACACGTCCTTCCACCTTGAGCAAAACTTTCCACTATAGAATGGTCCACCTAATTTGAACATGAAAAAATCAAAGTTCGTGTACATATAAGAATTTGAGcaagaaaatcacaaaattacaAGGATTAACTTACCAGTATCCTTACAGACAATTTTTCGTCTTTTAGTACTGGAACTAAGCTTCCCAAGATTTTCTTGCTAACATCAGTTGCTAAAGAAGacctacaaaataaaatgtaacGAATACATCATTGTATTTTatcacaaattaataaataacatactaccaaataaataaacaatgcaaTTTCatgttcaaaacaaaaaatattagttcAATACCTTGATTGATCGGAGCAGAAGGAAGTTTTAAGTTGCCCATCGCTTCCTCTGACGACATAAAAGTAAGTGGGAGTGTATTCAGAAAGATCATCATCTGCCAAAACTAGAAGACCAAAAGGTCCTATGGCACCACGTTCAGTTGCTCCACCACTTGTGCTACACTTGTACTCCTTATTGGATTGGCCTGTCTTTTCCAAGGCTTCCTTATCTATCTCAAACTCAGCTACAATGTCCAACTGTTGCATTGGCAGGTTCAATTTCATGTCATTGAATTAGCCTCCCTTAATTTCATACAACTTGATATTCTCCTAACTATACTatccaattaaataaaaaataacatgaacTCTATCAAACCTGTGCAGCTGTTCCAATTTCTAGTGGCACCACTGACCCTGGCGTCAccttcaaattttgaaattcctcGCTTCTCAGTCTCAAACTTTCTACCTCTGCCACAGGCCATTGAAGTAAGTTGCTACCAGTTTTCTTATCAAGTGTCACTGTTCTTGGAATACCCTGTacaattattgttattgttagctTATATAACAAtagtttaaaaggaaaaaaattatttcataagtCTCTATTATCACTGTCCTGATGAAATTGTACATGACATATAATTGAatcttattatttctttcttttaaactATATCCAATTATGTGTCATGTGCAAATTGGGTGAGACTAAAAGGACATAATATTGTAAACAAGGTAAATGAGTAACGCACCTGAACTGATGCCCAACCTTTAGCCACATCAGCATATTCACTATCAGACTCTCCAATCCAACCCCACAACACTCTCCTCCCCTTACTCTGATCATAAAATGTCTTGGATGCATAAAATATACCATAGTCATATCTGAGTCCAATACCAACATCGTTCTTGAAGTCATCTGGTGTGAACTTAACATTCTTCTCATCATAAGTCCCAAGTGCATAGTAATCATGTCTATCATCATCCAAGCTAACCTTTACGACATGCTTCACATTCTCCCCATTGATTGAAGTATTCAAGCCATTTTCACCCTTGCTGGAAACTGGGAAGAAGTCAACACACTCCCACATGCCAGTGCCTGGCACAGCATGAAGCACTCCCTCCACATGCTCAAAGGTCTTAAAGTCAATGGTATCATAAACCAAGGCAATGCCAGTTTTGTTAAGCTTGGAACCAATACTGATGCGCCACTTTCCTTCAGAGGTGAGCCATGCAGTGGTGGGGTCACGAAAATCTTTGGCATCAATGCCTGGTGGTGGGAATAGAACAGGATTTGCAGGGTATTTGATCCAATCAACAAGGAGAGGATCAGAGGGGTCTGCAGGGTATGCAAGGTTTTGCACCTGCACTGATTCGTTGGTGGAACCAGTGTACAACATAATGATTTGACCATCGGGTAAAATGGTGGCAGAGCCAGTCCACACACCGTTCTTGTCATACCATTGATCAGCCATCATTGCTAGTGGAAGGTGAAGCCAATGGATCATGTCTCTTGACACAGCGTGTCCCCAAACTATGTCACCCCAAACTGCACCCTTTGGATTGTACTGATAGAAGAAGTGATACCACTCTTTGTAGAACATTGGACCTGAAGTTGATTCACAAATTGCAACAAATATGTCAAAAAGGTGGTGATGCAGGGAAATTTGGACAATTATGGCTCTTCTTTTCAACTTCAATAATTCCACCAATATTGGAAAAACTTTGTACTTTGGTTGAATAATTTTCTAGAATTTGATATTGGATCAAGAAAGTTGAAGGGGGTTACCTTCTCAGAAATAAgtaaatatgtaaattaaaaatataaacatttatatACTGTTAATTTAAGATTAGTTAATATTACAAAGTAGTTCAATCAAGATTAatgatttctattttgttttgtttggtcACACAAACGTGCGGTTCAGAAACAGACTGCTGGAAGTACTGTTTAAGAACTGGGGTTGACCCGTTTATTCAACATTTTAGAAAAATCTCATTCCTTAATTtcttatgaaaaattgaaagtCTTATCGTTTAAATAATGTGCAGAGAATAGATTCATAGATTTTCTGCACAAAAGACCCATGCTCGTATGATAATATAATAGCGTTAGGAATTTTGGCAAGTCATGGCAAAAGAAATGgcacaaattaataatatacatCAATAAaagcctttaaaaaaaatctacattaataaaaaggagaagaaattaaagaaagaaaaatgttatttatacaacaaaatcatatagcaatttagataacatttttttttatctctattacATTTATTTCTAtcaatcatttttataaataaaatattatgcaaaaaattgtatgattttttttccagcGAGTTAGGTAAAACAACGAGAAAAGGCGAGGGTGCTCTTACCATTAGGATCTGAAGCAGAGCAAACCAAATTCCCCCGCAGAGCAAGCCGAAGTCACCccataaagataagaaaaaagttAGTATCACAAAGATTCAActttaatcacatttttttttttcattttcaattgagAGAATTATTTGGAAAAGGTATTtagcttctctctcttttttttaattaaggagttgtattttaaaagataaaatacagttataatttgttattaaaatagtaatgactgaaatttcaataatttaaattttattatatatttaatcacaatcttaattattaactattataattataaagtgAACCGACTAAACTACACCCTTTCCCGACATTATCTTTTGATCTCGCTTGGTGAGATTGGGACTATAAAATTAAtacatcatttttaaaattaacaagtCGACTATGTAGgggttataattaattttatgaaaaataatttaatttccttgacagaattaaatgtatttttcgtCAAATGttatcattataattataatagtaaTATTCATAGAGTAGCACAAAATTACCATTACTagtataaaagttaaataagaTAATGAAATAATTACTGCGTATAAAGAATTAACAACTAATAAACAGCAAAGACTGAGTTATAAGCTAGATTTATTCTTTAAAGacaaattaagtttaaaaaataagtgtaCAGTAACCAAtcagtaaatatattttatgagctttttttataaaaaaaaaaaacgcattttgttctcttttctttttctcgttTTTATGTTCCATCTTTTCTGGCCATGCTGCTTGGAAACGCAAATCCAATTTGGGGGTCCTTTCATCGATAGAATCTCCtaattaacattaatatttaaaaaaaatcattattctttttaaatattttgaattttttatttattttgcaacCATCCTAATTAGTGTCTTTATTCTTAATAGGACTCCGAGGTAGTTAATATTATTACACTAATAATGTGTTAAAATAGATTAAAGtgtagttaatattattttaaaaaacaaactgTAAATGAAGTTACGTACCGTTCATCCAATTCTTCTCAGGCTGGAAATGGTAAGCTGTTCTCTGCCATGACAGCACGCTATTGTTCCATGGATACGATTCCCCGCTCCCATTGTTGCTGTTCAATTGCCAGCTTGACTTCTCCGAAACCCCTGCAGACAAGCCACGTGAAACCGTCGTCTCCGATGTTGAACATGGTACTGTATCGGGGCTCAGTTCCAATTCATTGGGTGTTACTGTTAACAACGTTGTTGGCAATGATGACGACACGTGATGATGATCATTTGGATGCGCCCTGTAGCCATTGAAGGCCACCAAGGACACAAGCACCAGCAACCCACAAAAGATCACAAGCAGCTCTCTTGGAGCTTCTTCTGCGGGAAAGTGGGTTCCATCGGGTAACGGAATATAATTAGAACAAGGGAGTTCAGAATCAGACGAGGAGCTGGTTGTTGTGTTGTGGCTTCCCATTGCTGGGACTAAACAAGGAATGTGCAACAATTCACGTGATAATGGAAATTAAGACTTGTAACACTTGGGTTGGGTTTTTGTAGAGGAGGGATTTTGGCCAAAAGGACACACAAAAGTGCACAAATAATTGTAAACTGTGCGAGCTGCATTTACCATATGACCATATTTATAGGGGTCTTTCTGCCAATACATTACGGGGGTATAACTGTTTACTTTATTCTAACTAATATTTGGGCTTGCTGGCCCCGCCTTTTTTCTATtgccaatgattttttttactctagttctttgtttttgttatctgtttcttttattatacATTTTGTAAGTTTGTAACTCGTTGATTGGTACGGCTCAAGTAAacttacaaatttaattttaaggagagggttattttgagaaaaatatttaacttttattgatatttatatttaaaaaaatgtcatattatatatattttatcctgGACTAGTCCAAATGATAATGATCACATATCTTACAATTTTATTGTGTGGCGATCCTTCAATAAGAGTCTCCAAGTTGGATGCTAAATGGCTGATGCCCTTTATATGGTCTACAATTTGGAAGCAAGGGAGGTAAGTCACCTGTAGCAACTTCGACGTCCAAGAGGTGGCTGAAGTTAGAGAGATCGTTTCCTTATGTGAGCTAATTATATCAagtatttatattctttttgccTTTACACTGGCAAGTGAATTATTTGTTGATTATCATTATAAATAAGAGGGTTATatctgtttatttttattttttcttgaaagtaAGATATTTTATAGTGAAAAATCATAAGATTAATtctaaagatataaaaatcactaaaataaattttatttctagaGAAAGTCATGGCTCATGAAGCATGCCCCGGaacctcaaaaataaaagttttaactaaaaagaatattagctatgttaaaaatatataaattatccttgttaaattaataaataaattttgtttatgtCACAAATGGATTGGATACTCATCCTTCTCCCTAAGAATCTTTTATTGTGTCGAAGGGTCTCTAAAGTCGAAGGGTTGTCTACTTGTTATTCCTTATTAAAGTTTTGAGTATTGAAGTATTTGATAGAACACAGGGAATGATACATGCAAAAAAACACTTCGACTCTCATATGAGAGTTTGGCTCAAAGTTATTAATGATATATAGTGAGTAGGTGAGAATGAATTAGTCCTCTTATTCATCATATTTTATTCTAACCTTGTTGGGTATGGGGTTTGTGGGCATGTCATATCATAATTATCAATTGAACAATACTCATTCTAATCATACTTAGGTATCTCTAATTGAATTATTATCATTAAGCAAATTTAGTGATAATAATCACGACCGAATGATACTTGTTGCTCGTGCATGCAGAAGGCTGAAACGTATTATtcgatatatataaatatgtgatcAATGATGTGCTCGATTTGAGTATGTCATTTATTCTCTCGATCAGACCTATACTTTATCCGGTATAAACTTAATATTaatctattaaatatttacCGCTATACTATGGAAACAAGTTAGAAATCAACCTTAATTATCCTTTATTTGATACTTTGAAGTTGGTCACATGCGAGATATTGTTGGAGTCATTGACGAAATTATTGTATCCAACTTACTCCAGATCGACTGGGTTGCTCAATCCACCCTGTGTTTCATCATAGTTCAATTCATAATTTGGCCAAAGGCCATCATTCACCACAGAGCTGGGTTCTTTTCAATACGAAATGTGGTGTCTCAAAACAGTAGCATTAACGTCAGAAGGGGTACCAAAAGCATAATAGAGTATATATGCGTGAATGCGTCCTTCTATCCATGCACCATTATCAAACCCATTGTTCGCATACGTGTAAGGTCAATGGCacattctaatttttatattaagctgttcacaacatatataagtaaattaaatactGCTAAAATATCCAAATGGTGTCTCGAAAGCAATTCTTTAGAAGTATGATCATCGAAGCAGCAGAGTACAAGACTTGTGCCCTGTTGTTGTGTCCCAGAGTGTAGGTGATGATGAGAGgttagtttatagtttttggaCAGAGAGGCAAGTAGAAGTTGGTCCTCTCTCTTACAGGAATATCTGACACCAATAGATTTGAATAATTCCTTTGCATGTGATCTAAACTCTAAAGTCATTTCCCTTTCCAAGGGCAAGGCCCACCCATTTTCTTCAACATATCCAGCAAGAACCCACCCCCTCACGTTCTGCTTCTACATCTACCTTCCTCCCTTTTTGTTCCTCTCCCAAATACAGAAACATACGAGAATGATTATGTTCGCCATGCTGCATGCATAAagtaaatttgtttgaaattaaatatgtttttcatgttactattattgaattaattttttttaaaaatgggcGGTACGATTAAAAattggaaaataatttattataaattgaattaatGTTAATTCCAAACTTTTGTGTTTCaataatcatttattaaaaatgtgcACTTACAAGACTGCatgataaaatatgaaaaaatatgatcTTTGAACACCCCCTTTATTTAAAACACCAGatcaatatttcttttttattctttctatttCAAAACATCACCCATTATATTCAtagatgaataataatatataaatcatcctttattttaaatatctcatttttttatatctttttttatcatatcatatttatatttttctctctctttttttactcTTTGTAGATATTAAATAACATATTGAATGCTtatcaaacatttttctttataatttttctctttttctctctctaactaTGTGTCTACTAGCATTTTGTTgtccaaatatattttttcaatatgaAATTCACATAATCTTGTAACGAAAAACCTTAATTGATAGAGTCTTGGAGTTTTtctacactttttattttaatatggataattttttttatcaaaaataacgGACAACtcttgtttttaaatttctttattgtTGTTTCTTACGTTGGAATTTATAGACtgtttatgttttattatttttaaactggGAAGCATGCAAAAGGGGGAAAAAACGTTGGGTACTATTCTTTGGGCTCATCAATTTAGTTTAACAGAttagtgcaaattttgaaattagtcCAATAAACCCATCTACCTTTCGCCGGGCCACAGATCAGGCGATTGGCCCACATATACAAAATGTCCAAACTTGTGGTGGGTGATggccaagaaaaataaaagtatattaaGTCATAAGTGAACATGGTGGCTCATGTGTTAGCAAGGGCAGCCATTTCTCATGCTTCTTCCATTAGTTTTCTGATATTTCCAGTTGTATTGACTCTTTTATTGTTACCGAAATGGTAGAGGtattttcagttaaaaaaaaaaagaagtaaaacaatAGAAATACTAGGAAACACTCTTCTAAGaatatatctattatttatttaaactaaatcaaatttgtaaaatgttttatcttaaaataacaataaataaatatataaacttaaatatatttttcatatctctaaaataatttcaacattttttatatttgattttataccCCGTTAGTCAAGATCAATTAAATTAAGTGATAATAGAATAGATGGAGTACATAATTAGACAATGACATGACATACTTTGAGACCATTACATGATATCCTCTCTGTCATATTATCGCAAATAATAACCtcacaaaaaaaacataacaaaaatataggAAGAAATAGTTAacgaaggaaaaagaaaaagtttatcTCTTGCTCCCAATGATTAAAGTTTGAACAATAAGACTTTTAGTAACTGTAATGCACTAAAGTAAGAAGATTGGcaagtgaatttattattaacCGAATAACTTATCATGAAAAgacaattaacattttttttaaaatacttgtttttttggtgatatatatatatatatataaaggggaGTATTAAGTGTTCAAAACTGAAAACTGGTTTGGTCTTTAAAACAGTTTGAAAACTGATTTAATTCTAAACTTGCTTATTCGAGTGGTTCGGTTCAGAACAGGTTCTTTAAATGGTTCAAAGGGTTCATTAGAATGGTTTGGAACATTTAAGTGGTTCGTTAGAAACCGGTTCATTAAAATGGTacattaaaagtttaaaacagTTTGAAAAAACCGACCCCTG encodes:
- the LOC100805757 gene encoding acid beta-fructofuranosidase, whose protein sequence is MGSHNTTTSSSSDSELPCSNYIPLPDGTHFPAEEAPRELLVIFCGLLVLVSLVAFNGYRAHPNDHHHVSSSLPTTLLTVTPNELELSPDTVPCSTSETTVSRGLSAGVSEKSSWQLNSNNGSGESYPWNNSVLSWQRTAYHFQPEKNWMNDPNGPMFYKEWYHFFYQYNPKGAVWGDIVWGHAVSRDMIHWLHLPLAMMADQWYDKNGVWTGSATILPDGQIIMLYTGSTNESVQVQNLAYPADPSDPLLVDWIKYPANPVLFPPPGIDAKDFRDPTTAWLTSEGKWRISIGSKLNKTGIALVYDTIDFKTFEHVEGVLHAVPGTGMWECVDFFPVSSKGENGLNTSINGENVKHVVKVSLDDDRHDYYALGTYDEKNVKFTPDDFKNDVGIGLRYDYGIFYASKTFYDQSKGRRVLWGWIGESDSEYADVAKGWASVQGIPRTVTLDKKTGSNLLQWPVAEVESLRLRSEEFQNLKVTPGSVVPLEIGTAAQLDIVAEFEIDKEALEKTGQSNKEYKCSTSGGATERGAIGPFGLLVLADDDLSEYTPTYFYVVRGSDGQLKTSFCSDQSRSSLATDVSKKILGSLVPVLKDEKLSVRILVDHSIVESFAQGGRTCVTSRV